A window from Primulina eburnea isolate SZY01 chromosome 2, ASM2296580v1, whole genome shotgun sequence encodes these proteins:
- the LOC140824120 gene encoding uncharacterized protein, with the protein MFAITQEEADDANDVVAGTIIINKISAYVLFDCGATHSFISKRFTKKLGLIPKILVEPFRIATPTSKTIETHKIHRNCIIYINEHTFNAELIQVNMVEFNVILGMDWLSKSHAIVDCRRKIIKLRTPSQKEITYHGKAKKRKSLLSASQTWKAMKSGEIVYLAMVNEVKEGVELKIEDIPVVQEFSDVFPEELPGMVPDREIEFEINLVPAFMDLMNRVFKPFLDKFVVVFIDDILVYSPSEEDHKEHLHLNLQMLREKELYAKFKKCEFWLKSVTFLGHIISKEGVSVDPKKVEAITGWPRPKTVTEIRSFLGLAGYYRKFVEGFSSIATPLTKLTQKNSKFNWSEECEKSFQTLKEKLASTPVLILPTEDKSFIIYSDASKEGLGCVLMQEGRVIAYASRQLKPYEKNYPTHDLELAAPGKANKVADALSRKNMGKVILASLSAQPCLQETIKLRQNQDPTLTKLREQVKEKKSQDLHIDEKGVLWMKGRLCVPNIENLR; encoded by the exons ATGTTTGCCATAACTCAAGAAGAGGCAGATGATGCAaacgatgtcgtggcaggtaccattataatcaataaaatttcaGCTTATGTGTTGTTTGACTGTGGTGCCACTCATTCATTTATTTCTAAGAGATTCACTAAGAAGTTAGGGCTTATACCAAAGATACTTGTTGAACCTTTTAGAATTGCTACTCCCACCAGTAAAACAATTGAAACACATAAGATACATCGGAACTGCATAATATATATCAATGAACACACATTCAACGCTGAATTGATTCAAGTCAACATGGTGGAGTTCAACGTTATtctgggaatggattggttatccAAGAGTCATGCAATAGTAGATTGTCGGCGTAAGATTATCAAACTCCGAACTCCAAGCCAAAAAGAAATCACATACCATGGCAAGGCCAAGAAACGTAAATCCCTCCTTTCTGCATCTCAAACCTGGAAAGCCATGAAGTCTGGAGAAATAGTCTACCTAGCAATGGTAAATGAAGTAAAAGAAGGAGTCGAGCTCAAGATAGAAGATATTCCAGTGGTACAAGAATTTTCGGATGTCTTTCCAGAAGAGCTACCTGGAATGGTCCCGGACCGTGAGATAGAATTCGAGATTAACTTGGTACCAG ctttcatggatctcatgaacagagtATTCAAGCCATTTCTCGACAAATTTGTGGTGGTATTTATCGATGACATTCTCGTATATTCTCCAAGTGAAGAGGATcacaaagaacatcttcacCTGAATCTTCAGATGTTAAGAGAAAAAGAGTTATACGCGaaattcaagaaatgcgaattctggctaaaAAGTGTGACTTTCTTAGGccatatcatttcaaaagaaggaGTATCTGTGGACCCTAAAAAGGTGGAAGCAATCACTGGCTGGCCGAGACCTAAGACAGTAACTGAAATTCGAAGCTTTCTGGGattggcaggttactatcgaaaatttgttgaaggttTCTCTTCAATAGCTACGCCTCTTACAAAACTCACACAAaagaactcaaaatttaactgGAGTGAGGAGTGTGAAAAGAGCTTCCAAACACTCAAGGAAAAGCTTGCATCTACACCAGTACTGATTCTACCCACTGAGGACAAAAGCTTTATCATTTATAGTGACGCATCAAAAGAGGGTTTAGGATGCGTACTCATGCAAGAAGGAAGAGTAATCGCATATGCatcaagacaattgaagccgtacgagaaaaattatcctactCACGACCTCGAACTAGCTGCG CCGGGCAAGGCAAATAAGGTAGCTGATGCTTTAAGTAGGAAAAACATGGGTAAAGTGATCCTAGCTTCACTTTCTGCACAACCATGCCTTCAAGAAACAATCAAGTTAAGACAGAATCAAGATCCTactttgacaaaacttagagaACAAGTCAAAGAAAAGAAGTCACAAGATCTTCATATAGACGAGAAGGGAGTTTtatggatgaaaggacgattgtgtgTACCAAACATCGAGAATCTTCGATAG